From the Daucus carota subsp. sativus chromosome 8, DH1 v3.0, whole genome shotgun sequence genome, one window contains:
- the LOC108197814 gene encoding uncharacterized protein LOC108197814 isoform X1, which yields MPRTRENPPAVRVYTVADESKYLIVRNVPALGCGDELLKLFGSYGEVEECKPMDAEECEEYTDVFWIKFCLVNNARFAKKKLDEHVFFGNRLQVSYAPQFESLSDTKDKLEGRRREVLARLNPGISKRPKTQNHIHSGEPLLHGTSSETNNYATPTVNPRERDLKVSTNNSYHQDSSPSMLVTSDEAYFPSQSMNQTVQLVREKLHKIQSSADHLEAGLSKKPRVDNRRRI from the exons ATGCCTCGAACTCGAGAAAACCCACCTGCAGTTCGTGTTTATACAGTCGCTGATGAATCAAA ATATTTGATAGTGAGGAATGTTCCAGCTTTAGGGTGTGGTGATGAGTTGCTCAAATTGTTTGGCTCTTACGGAGAAGTTGAAGA ATGTAAACCAATGGATGCTGAAGAGTGTGAGGAATACACTGACGTTTTCTGGATTAAATTCTGTCTGGTCAATAATGCTAG ATTTGCCAAGAAGAAACTAGATGAGCATGTCTTTTTCGGGAATCGGCTTCAAGTATCTTATGCTCCGCAGTTTGAAAGCCTTTCTGATACCAAAGATAAGTTAGAAGGCAGAAGAAGGGAAGTTCTTGCTCGACTGAACC CTGGAATTTCTAAAAGACCGAAAACCCAGAACCACATTCATTCGGGTGAGCCTTTATTGCATGGAACTTCATCAGAGACCAACAACTATGCAACCCCTACAGTGAATCCCAGAGAAAG GGACCTTAAAGTGTCAACAAATAATTCTTACCATCAAGATTCCTCTCCTAGCATGTTAGTTACTTCAGACGAG GCTTATTTTCCATCTCAATCGATGAACCAGACGGTCCAGTTAGTCAGGGAAAAGCTTCATAAG ATACAATCAAGTGCTGACCATCTAGAAGCTGGACTCTCCAAGAAACCACGGGTAGATAACAGAAGAAGAATTTGA
- the LOC108197814 gene encoding uncharacterized protein LOC108197814 isoform X2: protein MNQSSNLSLSTYTYIYLIVRNVPALGCGDELLKLFGSYGEVEECKPMDAEECEEYTDVFWIKFCLVNNARFAKKKLDEHVFFGNRLQVSYAPQFESLSDTKDKLEGRRREVLARLNPGISKRPKTQNHIHSGEPLLHGTSSETNNYATPTVNPRERDLKVSTNNSYHQDSSPSMLVTSDEAYFPSQSMNQTVQLVREKLHKIQSSADHLEAGLSKKPRVDNRRRI, encoded by the exons ATGAATCAAAGTTCgaatctttctctctctacatatacatacat ATATTTGATAGTGAGGAATGTTCCAGCTTTAGGGTGTGGTGATGAGTTGCTCAAATTGTTTGGCTCTTACGGAGAAGTTGAAGA ATGTAAACCAATGGATGCTGAAGAGTGTGAGGAATACACTGACGTTTTCTGGATTAAATTCTGTCTGGTCAATAATGCTAG ATTTGCCAAGAAGAAACTAGATGAGCATGTCTTTTTCGGGAATCGGCTTCAAGTATCTTATGCTCCGCAGTTTGAAAGCCTTTCTGATACCAAAGATAAGTTAGAAGGCAGAAGAAGGGAAGTTCTTGCTCGACTGAACC CTGGAATTTCTAAAAGACCGAAAACCCAGAACCACATTCATTCGGGTGAGCCTTTATTGCATGGAACTTCATCAGAGACCAACAACTATGCAACCCCTACAGTGAATCCCAGAGAAAG GGACCTTAAAGTGTCAACAAATAATTCTTACCATCAAGATTCCTCTCCTAGCATGTTAGTTACTTCAGACGAG GCTTATTTTCCATCTCAATCGATGAACCAGACGGTCCAGTTAGTCAGGGAAAAGCTTCATAAG ATACAATCAAGTGCTGACCATCTAGAAGCTGGACTCTCCAAGAAACCACGGGTAGATAACAGAAGAAGAATTTGA